ACTTAGTATTACTTACTATTCAATACACATCATGCAGAGTGGATTAAGTTGATCAAGACAAGCACTTACAGTAAATGTAGGGATTGTCTGCTGgtgtaaaacacatttaatgCATAGATGAAAAACTTGCTTTTTCTGAAGGACCCTTTACATGATTCATCATAAGCTGATTATCGAAACCTAAGGCAGGACATGCAGTGTTTAGCTCAGTGGTTTTGCAGACAGTAGAAAGACAGCAATACTATTTGAGTGCATATCTCCATGGAGGCTGTGGCTGCTGAGAACAACAGAGAAGGCTGGCAAAGCTGAATCATTCCACTGGCCTACTTTTGCTCTGTTTATTAAGACTTATAAACAGCCTCTGTAGCGGCTATTAAACAAAAGGTGATTGTCTTGTCATGGGTTGTAACTGTGGAAACATAACAATGTATTTCTGAAAAatcccctccacacacactccattGCCCTCCATTTAGGAATGCATAACTGTCATGGTCTCCTCACAGCTACCCAAAGTTATATGCAAGCATTAACGGAAACCAAATCTCTGGAATTTGAGAACTAGTAAGGTGGAAGGAATAAGGGTACGCCCCAGGTTTTGGGCCTCTGTTGATATTGTATGATTAAGAATTTGTAATTTAAATTAGACAATGTAGGACTGAAAAGGGGAATACTTTGTTTGGTCATCACTAGTTTATTCAAGAGCTTAAGTTTAACACAAGgaatattttttctcatttccttTTGAAATCAGGTATTTTATGCTGCATGCCTGTGAAGCCATGTTAGCTTGGAAAGATTTTAAAATAGCAACTGATTTATTACACCTGCTGCCTTCTTCTCACACAGAACAACAAGCCTCCGAATCCTCCCGCCTACATCTTTATGATTGACGTGTCCTATAACAACATTAAAAGTGGACTGGTCAAACTGATATGTGATGAGCTGAAGACTCTACTGGAGAATCTgcccaggtacacacacacacacacacacacacacacacacacacacacacacacacacacacacacacacacacacacacacacacacacacacacacacacacacacacacacacacacacacacacacagacagagaaacagtacAGGTAGGAATGAAGTATGTATCATCTGCTACATTATATGCATCTTCTATACCGACTTGTAGAGGCTAGTGCAAGAGACTACCGTCCACTAATACAGTTCACATCCAACATATGCCTTGCTGAAAAAGGACTTCCCTCAAGTCTTAAACATCAAGCCAACAATTTGTTCTCATTAGCTGAAAATTCTTGCATAAAGTTTTACAGATGGCGGGTATCGGTTAGGGAGAGCTGCAAATGTAAAACATTATAGCGCAGGCTCTCAACTCTGAATGGAAtccaaaacaaaaacgaaaCAAAAAGCTATTTCATACATAAGACGCTGGTTTTGTGGTAAGCATTACCCCGGAAGTAAGTTTTTGATTTATCGCAGAGGAGAGGATGATGTACTTCACCTGGTTACTCCTAAAATACACTTTTTCTTCGCTCCACTTCATTAGTGCCAGCAGCAATATATCCACATTTGTCTGCTGCCATGACATCACCCTTAAAACACTTAAGTGTACTCCAGATAAGACTCTTCAGCTGTGTTTGAagctttacatttgtttttacagGCCCTAAATCAAAGCATTAGGACACCCTGCATTTTTATATAGTTCATGTAATTGTGCGGTATTTGCCAATTGCAATTTAATTCGGTCGAGATAAAGCTAGAGCCCAGTTTAAGTAAATGCAGATGTAGatgatgacttttttttaatcatcactGGTATTTTTTAATCACTGTCTGGTATAAGAAAGACCAAAATAAACTGATCAACACAGCGCCTGTGACTAATGCTCATAGAAAAGCTGTGGGCTCGTAGTTGACCAGTGGCATATATACTTTAAAGGGTTTTGCAATTgttttaagccatattacatgttCCTTAGTGTGTCTGCATGATTTAAGAAGAGAGACTTACAAACTGCAGATGGTAGTGACGGTAAAGAATGCTTTTAAATTACTATGATGGTGAAAGGTTTTGATGTATGGTTTTGGTTCAAGATAACTACCACACCCCGATTCAGAGTGTTCTGGTTAATGTCAGGGGTTATCATGTCTTTATTCCTTTTAGTGGCACTTATCTTACAGTcaagacattttttgtttttcaattaaTTCATTCTAACTGATTTTTATCTTAACATAGATTAGTCAGTGCACAGTCAGATAAATCTGCAAAACCCTGAAATTTGGCAACTATACAATTCAATTTTATGAATAATAAATAGTAATATTTCATTTGGTTTACATGAAGGAAATTTATATTTACCTTTTAAGTAGTGCCAATATGTATCATAGTTCTTTCCAGAAAACCTCCTCGGAAACTATAATGAAAATACAGACATGTAAAACAAAGTGTTACCCTCTTTTCTGAAAGTGTGAATCTAGGAGCAGTTTGATTGTAATactgagaaaaagagagaaaaaaatgaaatagcagGCATGACTCACAAGTAAATGGGTTTGGTTGTTTTCTTCACCAAACAACATTTACTCGGATTTTGTAAACCTGTAGCAGCtatttccttcctctctcttagGATCACCACTTGagacattaaacattaataaacacGTCCATATTGGATGTTATTCCACTCCTGGATGCATGTTTATACTTGTCAGTTTCACATGGTTGGGAAATGGCCATTTTATTTGGTGAAATAGTGCTTGAGAGATTTAGACATCCTAAAGATAAACCAGGTTTTTGTGTTTCCTTTGCATTATAAAAGTGCTAATTTCATTATGTCATTTAGGTAACAGCATGTTTGCTTTAGTATTTTACAGAACAGGGACCTTATGGAGGTAGAAATATACAAAAGGTACTGAAAGCAGTTAGGATTTCAGCAATGACTGCATGATGACAGCAGGTTCTTGTAAACATGGCAGCTGCCACATTCATACACTGCCCACAGGCAGCCATTGTAAAATAACATTTCAACTGACTTACTTGAAACATCCTGGAATTCACTAAGGCTTGTTCTCGCTCTCTCACCAGTGAGGAAGGTATGGAGAGCTCTGCCATTAAGGTGGGCTTTGTCACCTACAACAAGGTCCTGCACTTCTACAACGTGAAGAGCGCTTTGGCCCAGCCTCAGATGATGGTGGTTTCAGACACAGCGGAGATGTTTGTCCCACTGCTTGATGGCTTCCTCGTAAACTATCAGGACTCAAGGGCTGTTATCTACAAGTAAGACACAGCTTTTATCTTGGATGCCCCATGCtgaagggggtggggggtggggggagtaGGCATATTTATCTCAAGAATTATCtggtgtttaatccagctaaaCAAAAAAATTCACTAGATGGGAAACTGTTTAGTTTGGAATAAGGATTAACGTGGcttcgtgtttttttttttaagaaaaaataatgcatgagaaaaacaaaataggGAATTAATGAGTGTTTTACTTGGATACATTTCAACTAGACATTGACATGTGAAGGCATTTAACAAGGCAATGAGAACAATGTGACATGTCAATTAAGCCATGATcctgtccctctcctctccagcCTCCTGGACCAAATCCCTGATATGTTTGCAGACACCAACGAGAGTGAAACAGTCTTTGTTCCTGTCATCCAGGCCGGTGTGGAGGCATTCAAGGTTAGTCACAGTGTGACAACTGTCAACATGAAGTGGGAGACTAGAGGCCTAATGCAACGTCCCTGACTCATGCATGGCTGCTATAGACTTTTGTCACTAGGAAGCGAAAGATCAAACGCCATTAGCACAGTTGGAAGCGTCCTATTTGACAAGTCACATTTGCTTAGCACCAGTGTTAGTCAATCTAACACACCGGCctctgttatttatttatttatttattttttatcacgATACTGATGGATTCGTGTAACATGTAGTGCAACCAAAACACATAACTGTGTGTTTTTCTAAAAAGTTTAATCAATTTAAATGTAAACTAAATGAAAAATCCCACAAGGATTGTTCAATTTGTCTAAACATTTCAGACGTACTGCTCACTCCAACTTTGGCGTTGACCTCTAAACTCATCCTATCATTTaagtttatttctctctcttcctggtatgtttgtgtttattttcaaGTCCAACAAACTTTCCCTGTACTATGAGGTCAGTGTTTTGGCGCACAGTAAAGGGAAAGTTCACACACAGCTTTTAATTGGATGCAGTTGTGGCATTACACAACAACAAAGAGCCTGTGACtcatttatttgttcatgttcatATTTTCGGTTTTGCTTACATCTTTATCTTTTCGTTATCAGTTGATTTTGCAACACAGGGGAGTATTTTGTACATAAAGTTTATTATTACTAGGAGAATATGATCATCTGCAGAAGTGGAATTTTGCACCTCATGACCTTTCGTTGTTAAGCCATAAACATGTCAGCAAGGAACATGCTACACACTTTGTGTGATCTTCTTTTTGAgatattttttctctctcattatTCTCTCACCTCCAGGCAGCAGAATGTAGCGGAAAGCTCTTCATCTTCCACTCTTCCATGCCCACGGCTGAGGCTCCTGGCAAACTGAAGAACAGGGATGACAAAAAGCTGGTCAACACTGAAAAGGAGAAAGTGAGTATCTAGTTGTGAACGTATATCTTACAGCATATTCTGAACTCCAAATACAGACTGCTGGCAGTTGTAGATTGAGTAAAAGCACAGTGCCAGGAAGCATAGCAACTCATCTGCATGATTGGAGTCAGTTGGATGCTACCTTTGAGCTTAATTTGAAATTAGAAACTACTATTGGGAACTGCTGACTCCAAATTCAATTCTCTGTATTTTCCTAAGACTCTGTTCCAGCCTCAGAAAGGAGTGTATGAGCAGCTGTCTAAGGACTGTGTGGCACAGGGCTGCTGTGTGGATCTCTTCCTCTTTCCCAGCCAGTACATGGACATAGCAACCATGGCTGATGTGCCCTCGCACACCGGAGGCTCCGTCTACAAGTACAACAACTTCCAGGTACAACATTGGGCAGGCATACCGGTTTACAGTATGTTCAGgcaactgaaaacacacacacacacacacacacacacacagatgctgcAAGCATCACACCTAAAGGATATGGATAGTGTTGCAAAAcaaatctgtttttatttcttgccaTTACACTATGAAGTCATAGAAGGCAAAGACATTTGAAGCCATATAAAAGCTGGTTATATCCACATAATGACTTTGGCGCAGTAAGTCTATTACAGACCTGTCCCATAGGAATGGTGCGGAAATGTGGGAAATTATCCCAAACTGtacaaacacaccacacacaaaggCAGTACAATGCAGTTTAACACACATGGACAAAATCTATAATAAACAAGTTTAATATAACATCGCAATGTAGGCATTTAACACACAACAGTAAAGcatttttttgtacttattaaaaaataatcaaatttaGTGTGGTGCAAACATTCTATTCATTGTTAACTTTGGCCCACACGGACATTTCAGCAAATCGTGGTATCAGACAAAATGTGTTATTGTACAATGATGAGCCACAGACTGTCATTGGCGTGGGACCAAATTGTGACAATACTGCCATCTGCTGGTTAAAGCTTATGCACATACAATATTTGCTGCTGACTCAAATGTACTCGGATGTCGTCAGGTGGAGACTGATGGGGAGCATTTCCTGAGAGACCTGAGAAAAGACGTGCGGAAGAGCATCGGATTTGATGCCATCATGCGTGTTCGTACAAGTACAGGTAAGGAAAGCTTTTGCATTTGGTACGTAGATGTATCACAAAGAGTTTACACTTCTGCGTATGTCTGTCCTCAGGTTTCAGAGCCACCGAGTTCTTTGGTGCCATCCATATGAACAACACCACAGATGTAGAGATGGCAGCTGTGGATTGTGACAAGGCTATAACTGTAGAGTTCAAGCACGACGACGCGCTCAGTGAGGAGACTGGGGCACTCATGCAGGTATgtgcctttttaaaatgtgccttgtttaaggaaaaaaaaatccatgtaCGCTGTTTTGTCAGGAGTTAAACTCCTCATGTTTGGTCCTAACTTATGTTTGGATTCTGTTTCCCAGTGTGCCTTGCTGTACACCACCATCAACGGACAGCGACGTCTCCGCATCCACAACCTCAGTCTGAACTGCAGCTTGCAGTTGTCGGAGCTGTTCAAGAGCTGTGAGACTGACTCACTCATCAACTTTTTCTCCAAATCAGGTAACCGTCGAAGATCTCACCCACACTTACGGCTTCATTTTATCTTCATTTTATCTTCAATTTAAAGTTTGCACTTATAGCCAAATGCAAAACCAAAAATGTAGTTCTCCTCCCATGATCTATGAGCAGTCCATTATTGCACGAAGGAGTCATTCCTTCTTGTCAGCTTTCTTTATTTGGGGGTTTACTGTAGTGCAGACGTACCTTGCTCATGTACTGCAGTATCATCCCGACCTTTGTTGAATTTACCCCATGCATCACTTGAGAATCTACTAATACTCACAGACTTATGAGTAAAAGAAGAATGATTGTGGAAACGAGGACCACATGTTTCACATAAAGTACAGATGACACTGAGCCTTTCTGTAATCTTCACATAGTGAGCCTTAAGTACAGCTTTATTACTGACCTTCCGTTGCCTTCTTCATTGGTCCGGCTACTCTTCAGCTCCCTTGTGTGCTCTCTCTTCCCCCTGCCTGATTTTTATCATCAATCATCCTTTGTGTTTCACTCCCCTATTTATCCTTTGCTGAAAGTTAGGCCTGTctgttcctctcctcctcccctctcctgtTTTTCTGACTAACCTTTTCTCATACCCACTCAGCTTGCCGTGCCATATTGAACCAGCCTCTAAAGAATGTGAGGGAGATCCTGGTCAACCAGACGGCCCACATGCTGGCCTGCTACAGGAAAAACTGTGCCAGCCCCTCTGCTGCCAGCCAGGTCAGTGTAGAACAGCGCCTGGAATAAAATGTGTTGCGTTTAGGCTTTGATTTTAAGATACAAAGAACTCCTAGATGTACATAGCATATGTAATACAATATATTGTGTGACTGTACCTAAAGATTTGATCATACATCCATCTCTCAGAAATGATTTTATGCCTGTGTCCATGTGTACTGTAGCTGATCCTGCCAGATGCCATGAAGGTGTTCCCGGTCTACGTAAACAGCCTTATGAAAACTGCTCCCTTGGTCGGCAGCACCGAGCTCTCAACAGATGACAGAGCCCATCAAAGGCTGGCCATCATGGGCATGGGGGTGGAGGACACACAGCTGCTGCTCTATCCACGTCTCACCCCACTGGTACGGGACAAATATTTTGTACACTTTGCGTATAGAAGGgaatgtgtgtatttatctAATTTCAGACAATGTTGTAATCTTACAAgtgtgttattttttctcagcaCAACATGGATGTCAGCAGCGAGGCTCTGCCTGCTCCAGTGCGCTGCTCGGAGGAGCGTCTGACAGACTCTGGCATGTTCCTGCTGGAGAATGGCCACTCCATGTTCCTGTGGCTGGGTCAAGCGAGCCCCCCAGACCTCATCCAGAGCATCTTTAACCTGCCCTCCCTCGCCCACCTGCAAGGAAACATGGTCAGAATTCATTTAATATCACTTCCACCTCAACATATTTATAaagcaaataaaatgtttttagagATATTAGATGAGACATTCGCTCACCTCTTTGGTGTCTTGATTTGATCCAATATCAATCATTTGATACATCCAACTTGTAGATTAACTCGACAAgtttaacctataaaatgagcTAAACTGAGTCAACAATACTGTAattaaaaacatacataaaGTTCAAAGTTGGACATTTATTGTTAAGGCAGAGCTCCAACAACATGTGGTACTGGTACTAAGGAGAAGGAAGCAGAGCAAACATTAAAAGTATTAGTATTAATTAGCTGTTTGCTTCCCATCCTAAAATCAATAGTTGACTTATTAAACCTTATTTTAGACTTAACCAACCttctaattgttttttttcagtgtgcGCTGCCAGAACTGGACAACCCATTGTCAATCAAGGTCCGATCCATCATCAATGGCCTGATTGAAAAAAGGCCGAACTCTATGAAGGTAAGATACCCAGAGCAGCAACATGCCCCCCAAAACCTTTGTttgtaaatacaaaaaacatgcattttcttaaaaacaacaacaaattaatACTAGAGAAAACATTTTGGTTGAAGTAACACAGGGTAGAACAAATTGAAGCTAACTGCCAATGCAGCTTTTAATTAACTCTGCCTCCCTCTAGTGGATTTAGTAAGTAAATACTTTTCCCCACAACTGCTTCAACAGcctcatttaatattttttgttgtcattttgctatttaaacaagcCACTAACATGTTATACGTAATATCTGAACAACCCTTAGTCACATGTCAACAATGTATCTGTGGCAAGTTGAGTACATTTTGAAGTACAAATTTGAAGTGCACGTAAAAGACAGCTGGTATGTGCAAAACGTCTAGTTACCTGCACTTGAACTGCAAACAGATCACCCATTGCTTACTCCCCACCCCCCCCATCCTTCTCAGCTCCAAATCGTGAGGCAGAAGGACAAACCAGAGATGTTGTTCCGTCAGTTCCTGGTGGAGGATAAAGGCCTGCACGGCGGAGCTTCCTACATGGACTTCCTTTGCTACGTTCATCGAGAGATCAGGCAGCTGCTCACTTAACCCCCCCGAACGCTCGGCCTCAGTGTTCCCTTTCCTCACTGGCCTGGGAGAAGCACGCCATCTAACGGACCATGCACAAACCTTACAGGGTCAGTCTCAGTTGGCTCCATTTAAATCTTAAGGACGGTCCACAGAAAGAaactttttaagtgttttacaaagacagagaaaaaaaccAGGAACCAGGGAGAGCCTTTTGAGATTTATTCTTGAGAGTCAAAAGCTGCCTTTCCAAAAATGCTTTTGTCACACGTTAGTGTACACACAGTATGATCTTCAAATAACCACTTGTCCCTTGAGGAATTTCCAAACATTTTCTGCACAGATACTTTGTGTGATGGACTGTGGAGACTGGAATGACATCAGTGTCTAAAGCTGAAATGCATTATGGTACAACGCCTATGAGCATAAGCAATACACCATATATCTCCACAGTGCAGTCAACTgagttttgcattttattttgtagatttaCAGGATCAAGACAAGGGGTTATTTGTGGTCAATACTGTAGATACTGTCAAATACTTAAGAATTCAGTAAAGTTAGCCAGTCTTTGTTATACACGACTTTCTCCCAAGGAGTCTCAGTAACTCATTTTAAAAtcttaatttcttttttaacaatTAATGCACaaatacattatacaatatttaaatgacTTATGAAAGGGTTCTACATTTGTACACACTTTTGCTGTCCTGTGGAAAATGTCCTAAAATAAACCTACACGCAAGTAGTGTATCCACAGTATTAGATTTTTCATAATTCAGCAGAAACAATGCCGCTGTTGCCAGGATTGAACATTATTCCTGTCATTACACCATGAGTGATTCAAAACATTCGATTCACACATGCCCccaccaacaacaaaaaaactcaaattCTTTGACCATTTATAGCAGAGACTTGATCTTGACAGCGTGcagtgacacaaaaaaaaacattttgttttggtgttCTGAGATTACAATGAAGTGAACACAGCTGTTGCTCTACATGGAGAAGAACAAACTCCTGTGTCCTGATgacaaatgacacatttttcCTACATTGCACAAGTCAGAATTGGAACTAAAAAAGGGATGATTAAGGGAGTGGATTGCTAACAGTGCTGAGAGGCATCAAAGGGAAGTTTAGGGACCAAATATCAAGCTTTTCCCTACACATCATACAACAATCTACCATGAAAAATAATGATCTGTTCTTCTTGTTGGGATTCGTTTTGAGAAACACTTTCAGCCACTCCAACAATGCCATATTATAATGGAAATAAAAGGTGCCAACTGACAAATCTGACTTGTGCAGGACAATAAAATCATCAGTTACTATTGGATCAAAGTTTTTGTCAGCAGACGTTTTAGTGTTAAAGAAGCCAAATTCAGTAAAATCTTGTTACACTAACTATAATCTGCAAAATTGTCTGTAATGatgatatgtaacatttcagTCTTGAGTACAGCAATAGCATCATACTGTATTGCATTGCTTGTCTTTATAGAGGCAATTGCCTCTGTGTAATTCATGTATGCATTTGATAAATATTGTACGATTTTGTCTATGTGTGGCCTACAAAAAGTCTTTTTGTACATGAAATACACAACCTATGTTTTCAAACTATGACCATTTGCCTTAAGTTCATATGATAGTTTTAGAAACATGTGTTAAAGTATAAGTCCTAGAGGTCTATTTCAATCTTTTTGGTTTGTATGCAAACTTATCTCAGGAAATTTGAGTACCTTAATATTTAAAGAAGTGATTTCAATTGAACTGGAAAGATGGGACGGTTGTTTTTTGAGTTGACTTATGGACATTCACGGGCGTTGTGTGCCATGTATATTTTATTCCAAACCCTTAACAAATTTTGTCTGAATTAAATTCTTGACATTACTATTGTTGCTCTATTCTTTTAGCCGTTGTACAGTACAGAAAATTCATCAAAGCATTTATCTATACGTGTGAATATACCGGTACTTGTCTAAATATTCAACACAGAAAAACCTCATAACATGTATGTTTCGTAGAAAATATattcaatgtaaaatataacTGACATACTTCCTTGCAAGCCAGAACTACAGTACTGTACCTAAGGTAACCCTAAAATGTGCACATTCAGTCTGCTGATCGGTGGTCATCTTCGTCATTAAATCTACTGTACAGTATCCAAGATTCAATTTTGGATAGTTTAcaattacaaacatttttaaaattcaaGTACAAGGACACCGTCCAAAATGAACACTAAAAGCAATATACACACATCAAACAATATTAATTTAGTTTCTTATTTCATGAGATTTAATCCAGTTGGCAAATAGTATTTTTGTCCTAGTGTGTGTTATCCTCTTGCCACCATGAGGGGGCGTCAGATGATTGTTCGTCAGTCAGAGACAATTCAGAATAATATGCTTTTGATCCACAATGTGATCTGCTAATCTGGTTTATAAAGCATGCACCATGAGATATTACAATGAATATCATGTAACACTTGCAAAGCTAGAACTTTAATTGTTCTGAATTTAAGTGTATGTACTCTCCaaaattacaga
The sequence above is drawn from the Sander lucioperca isolate FBNREF2018 chromosome 17, SLUC_FBN_1.2, whole genome shotgun sequence genome and encodes:
- the sec24d gene encoding protein transport protein Sec24D isoform X2; the protein is MSQQGYVAAPPYSQAQPGMGGYQGGFGTGLAQPLHGHYGGPPQAFTAPTTGMMKSPVSSAAGMPPPPGPSQYNPNVHQNGAHHQRYPAPPAVSASYGQPLQSQYNSMASPAPPPMQQLTNQMSAVNFGNYASGPMQSPPLPASSVAQQPFQTPPPSAMGQPQMPPVLQSPHMSPHMSPQMSPPQSPPANMQMAGQPMSGPPMSGPPIAGPPMTGMGRPFPGPPAGPPGYPQQAGQFGGNMAGPHPGMPGAFPGAPGGLAGPPQKKLDPDSIPSITQVIEDDQGKQGGTVYKTNVRGQVPPLVTTDFTVQDQGNASPRFIRCTTYSLPCTADLAKQCQVPLASIIKPFASLQKNETPLYVVNHGETGPIRCNRCKAYMCPYMQFIDGGRRYQCGFCNCVNEVPVFYFQHLDHMGQRVDFYERPELSLGSYEFVATLDYCKNNKPPNPPAYIFMIDVSYNNIKSGLVKLICDELKTLLENLPSEEGMESSAIKVGFVTYNKVLHFYNVKSALAQPQMMVVSDTAEMFVPLLDGFLVNYQDSRAVIYNLLDQIPDMFADTNESETVFVPVIQAGVEAFKAAECSGKLFIFHSSMPTAEAPGKLKNRDDKKLVNTEKEKTLFQPQKGVYEQLSKDCVAQGCCVDLFLFPSQYMDIATMADVPSHTGGSVYKYNNFQVETDGEHFLRDLRKDVRKSIGFDAIMRVRTSTGFRATEFFGAIHMNNTTDVEMAAVDCDKAITVEFKHDDALSEETGALMQCALLYTTINGQRRLRIHNLSLNCSLQLSELFKSCETDSLINFFSKSACRAILNQPLKNVREILVNQTAHMLACYRKNCASPSAASQLILPDAMKVFPVYVNSLMKTAPLVGSTELSTDDRAHQRLAIMGMGVEDTQLLLYPRLTPLHNMDVSSEALPAPVRCSEERLTDSGMFLLENGHSMFLWLGQASPPDLIQSIFNLPSLAHLQGNMCALPELDNPLSIKVRSIINGLIEKRPNSMKLQIVRQKDKPEMLFRQFLVEDKGLHGGASYMDFLCYVHREIRQLLT
- the sec24d gene encoding protein transport protein Sec24D isoform X1; translation: MSQQGYVAAPPYSQAQPGMGGYQGGFGTGLAQPLHGHYGGPPQAFTAPTTGMMKSPVSSAAGMPPPPGPSQYNPNVHQNGAHHQRYPAPPAVSASYGQPLQSQYNSMASPAPPPMQQLTNQMSAVNFGNYASGPMQSPPLPASSVAQQPFQTPPPSAMGQPQMPPVLQSPHMSPHMSPQMSPPQSPPANMQMAGQPMSGPPMSGPPIAGPPMTGMGRPFPGPPAPGARGFQQPGPGVVGPPGYPQQAGQFGGNMAGPHPGMPGAFPGAPGGLAGPPQKKLDPDSIPSITQVIEDDQGKQGGTVYKTNVRGQVPPLVTTDFTVQDQGNASPRFIRCTTYSLPCTADLAKQCQVPLASIIKPFASLQKNETPLYVVNHGETGPIRCNRCKAYMCPYMQFIDGGRRYQCGFCNCVNEVPVFYFQHLDHMGQRVDFYERPELSLGSYEFVATLDYCKNNKPPNPPAYIFMIDVSYNNIKSGLVKLICDELKTLLENLPSEEGMESSAIKVGFVTYNKVLHFYNVKSALAQPQMMVVSDTAEMFVPLLDGFLVNYQDSRAVIYNLLDQIPDMFADTNESETVFVPVIQAGVEAFKAAECSGKLFIFHSSMPTAEAPGKLKNRDDKKLVNTEKEKTLFQPQKGVYEQLSKDCVAQGCCVDLFLFPSQYMDIATMADVPSHTGGSVYKYNNFQVETDGEHFLRDLRKDVRKSIGFDAIMRVRTSTGFRATEFFGAIHMNNTTDVEMAAVDCDKAITVEFKHDDALSEETGALMQCALLYTTINGQRRLRIHNLSLNCSLQLSELFKSCETDSLINFFSKSACRAILNQPLKNVREILVNQTAHMLACYRKNCASPSAASQLILPDAMKVFPVYVNSLMKTAPLVGSTELSTDDRAHQRLAIMGMGVEDTQLLLYPRLTPLHNMDVSSEALPAPVRCSEERLTDSGMFLLENGHSMFLWLGQASPPDLIQSIFNLPSLAHLQGNMCALPELDNPLSIKVRSIINGLIEKRPNSMKLQIVRQKDKPEMLFRQFLVEDKGLHGGASYMDFLCYVHREIRQLLT